A genome region from Streptomyces xanthophaeus includes the following:
- a CDS encoding serine/threonine-protein kinase, whose product MFAQLPGVQSALTALSADDPHEIGGYRLHARLGSGGMGVVYLAYTPGGRPIALKAVRREFAADPEFRERFAQEVASARRIHGLFTAQVVDSGEDDHTPWLATAYVPGPSLHQVVQRHGPLPVRTVLLLVAGIAEALQEIHRVGVVHRDLKPANVLVAGDGPRVIDFGIARAADAAALTGVGLRIGTAAFMAPEQALGHPVTPATDVFALGALAGFVAGGVPPFGNGPESGALYRVVHEHPDLGRIPRELHDLLSWCLAKSPQDRPTTADLIAAVHAHPLVGPRPEFTDGWLPRPVLEEVGGRTDAHPAGEPAASGPSAGSGGAAGSGGAAGSGRPGPPVPEHLRATMTAAAYPAPGPGGTLPYAPGPVPGSDPAPAPAPDQAPDPAPIPALAPAAPASPARRDRRRDRNRLPVVALAAAALLACGGGAYWFGLPPEEGETPAAEPTAGPPRSTASAYVPGYSQAELTAPDSGYEFDLRAGKVVPVETAAWYLARGSDAFLLSEESDAFVADGSGELTPDDCARGIETRPVTTLPFKALTHERPFCVRSPDQREVAIVRLVEATSAGTVTIAVDHFRTS is encoded by the coding sequence ATGTTCGCTCAGCTTCCCGGCGTTCAGTCCGCCCTCACGGCCCTGTCCGCCGACGACCCCCACGAGATCGGTGGCTACCGCCTCCACGCCCGGCTCGGCTCCGGCGGCATGGGGGTGGTCTACCTGGCGTACACGCCGGGCGGCCGGCCCATCGCGCTGAAGGCCGTCCGCCGGGAGTTCGCCGCGGACCCGGAGTTCCGCGAGCGCTTCGCCCAGGAGGTGGCGAGTGCCCGCCGGATCCACGGCCTCTTCACGGCGCAGGTCGTCGACTCGGGCGAGGACGACCACACCCCGTGGCTGGCCACGGCCTACGTGCCCGGTCCCTCGCTGCACCAGGTCGTGCAGCGGCACGGACCACTGCCGGTCCGTACGGTGCTGCTGCTCGTCGCCGGCATCGCCGAGGCCCTCCAGGAGATCCACCGGGTGGGCGTCGTCCACCGGGACCTCAAACCGGCGAACGTGCTCGTCGCGGGGGACGGGCCGCGGGTGATCGACTTCGGCATCGCGCGAGCCGCCGACGCCGCCGCCCTGACCGGCGTCGGCCTGCGGATCGGCACCGCCGCCTTCATGGCGCCGGAGCAGGCGCTGGGCCACCCGGTGACGCCGGCGACCGACGTGTTCGCGCTCGGGGCGCTCGCCGGGTTCGTGGCGGGCGGGGTCCCGCCCTTCGGGAACGGGCCGGAGTCCGGCGCCCTGTACCGGGTGGTCCACGAGCACCCGGACCTCGGCCGGATCCCCCGCGAGCTGCACGACCTGCTGTCGTGGTGCCTGGCCAAGTCTCCGCAGGACCGTCCCACGACCGCCGATCTGATCGCGGCCGTCCACGCGCACCCCTTGGTGGGTCCGCGGCCGGAGTTCACCGACGGCTGGCTGCCCCGCCCGGTGCTGGAGGAGGTCGGGGGCCGGACGGACGCCCACCCGGCCGGGGAGCCGGCGGCGTCCGGCCCGTCCGCTGGGTCCGGCGGCGCCGCTGGGTCCGGCGGCGCCGCGGGGTCCGGCCGGCCGGGGCCGCCCGTGCCGGAGCACCTCCGGGCGACCATGACGGCGGCCGCGTACCCCGCCCCCGGGCCGGGCGGGACCCTGCCGTACGCCCCGGGCCCGGTCCCGGGCTCCGATCCGGCGCCGGCGCCCGCTCCGGACCAGGCTCCGGACCCGGCTCCGATCCCGGCCCTGGCCCCGGCGGCGCCCGCGTCCCCGGCGCGCCGTGACCGGCGGCGCGACCGGAACCGGCTGCCCGTGGTCGCCCTGGCCGCCGCGGCCCTGCTGGCGTGCGGAGGCGGTGCCTACTGGTTCGGCCTGCCCCCGGAGGAGGGGGAGACCCCCGCTGCGGAGCCCACCGCCGGTCCGCCCCGGTCGACGGCATCCGCGTACGTGCCGGGGTACTCGCAGGCCGAGCTCACCGCCCCGGATTCCGGTTACGAGTTCGACCTGCGCGCAGGGAAGGTGGTTCCCGTCGAGACGGCCGCCTGGTACCTCGCCCGCGGCTCCGACGCCTTCCTGCTCTCGGAGGAGTCCGACGCCTTCGTCGCCGACGGAAGCGGAGAGCTGACCCCGGACGACTGTGCGCGGGGCATCGAGACCCGGCCCGTGACGACCCTGCCCTTCAAGGCGCTCACGCACGAGCGGCCCTTCTGTGTACGAAGCCCTGACCAGCGGGAAGTCGCGATCGTACGGCTCGTCGAAGCGACCTCCGCGGGAACCGTGACGATCGCCGTCGACCACTTCCGCACGAGCTGA
- a CDS encoding TetR/AcrR family transcriptional regulator: MSDRRRAILEGAARVIARRGVRGLRVSDLAAEAGVSTALIYYHFKDRTGILRHALAFIGDRADRYTGAADEVGAAPPTADPRRLLERILLLEFQDLPEVRENSTAWGELRAHTIFDPELRDELAAAGAAWVEEVAGLLAAACPAAPGAAVTAAAERLTALLEGLSSRWLSGLLPVGHARDLMRGAIGVEISRLGSLAAKID, from the coding sequence GTGTCGGATCGAAGAAGGGCCATCCTGGAGGGCGCCGCGCGGGTCATCGCCAGACGCGGGGTCCGCGGACTGCGGGTGAGCGACCTGGCGGCCGAGGCCGGCGTGTCGACCGCCTTGATCTACTACCACTTCAAGGACCGGACCGGCATCCTGCGGCACGCCCTGGCGTTCATCGGCGACCGGGCCGACCGCTACACGGGCGCCGCCGACGAGGTGGGCGCCGCTCCCCCCACCGCGGACCCGCGCCGGCTCCTGGAGCGGATCCTGCTGCTCGAATTCCAGGACCTGCCCGAGGTGCGCGAGAACAGTACGGCCTGGGGGGAGCTGCGGGCCCATACGATCTTCGACCCGGAACTGCGAGACGAGCTCGCCGCGGCCGGCGCGGCCTGGGTGGAGGAGGTCGCCGGCCTGCTGGCCGCGGCATGTCCGGCCGCTCCGGGCGCCGCCGTCACCGCCGCCGCCGAGCGGCTGACCGCCCTCCTGGAGGGCCTGAGCAGCCGCTGGCTGAGCGGCCTGCTGCCCGTGGGGCACGCCCGTGACCTGATGCGCGGGGCGATCGGGGTCGAGATCAGCCGCCTCGGTTCCCTCGCCGCCAAAATTGACTGA
- a CDS encoding agmatine deiminase family protein, giving the protein MSFTPPTRRSVLRTFAGIGAAVFGAAACGPAESGTRPGAAGSGSPQPAADGKRRFGAEWESHTRTFMSWPALASVWEQDLPYVREDIARIARAVGGYEEVIMMARPDQVSAAQKAVGSQVEVIPLAVDDLWARDTVPVFVEEGAEVVGVDFNFNGWGNKQEHTNDAQVGRLLLQKYGIPRVQAPLVAEGGSFETDGEGTLMVTESSIVNDNRNKGKSRDTIEAELKQTLGVQKVIWLAGVRGEDITDAHVDSLVRFTAPGVVLLDRAHPSTPPDSWSRSADQAKSVLSKATDARGRRFEVIDLPQPDLNRITGEGDDFVSTYANFYVANDSVFMPQFGDRKADDRARGILREHFPKRDVVMVKIDTIASGGGGIHCSTHDQPGKPAA; this is encoded by the coding sequence GTGTCGTTCACTCCCCCCACCCGCCGGTCCGTCCTCCGTACCTTCGCCGGGATCGGCGCCGCCGTCTTCGGTGCGGCGGCCTGCGGTCCCGCCGAGTCCGGCACCCGGCCCGGCGCCGCGGGCTCGGGCTCCCCTCAGCCCGCTGCGGACGGAAAGCGCCGGTTCGGCGCCGAGTGGGAGAGCCACACCCGCACCTTCATGTCCTGGCCGGCCCTCGCCTCGGTCTGGGAGCAGGACCTGCCCTACGTACGCGAGGACATCGCGCGGATCGCCCGGGCCGTCGGCGGCTACGAAGAAGTGATCATGATGGCCCGGCCCGACCAGGTGAGCGCGGCCCAGAAGGCCGTCGGCTCCCAGGTCGAGGTGATCCCGCTGGCGGTCGACGACCTGTGGGCCCGCGACACCGTCCCGGTGTTCGTCGAGGAGGGCGCCGAAGTCGTCGGCGTGGACTTCAACTTCAACGGCTGGGGCAACAAGCAGGAGCACACGAACGACGCCCAGGTCGGACGCCTGCTGCTGCAGAAGTACGGGATCCCGCGCGTCCAGGCCCCGCTCGTCGCCGAGGGCGGTTCCTTCGAGACCGACGGCGAGGGCACCCTGATGGTCACCGAGAGCTCGATCGTCAACGACAACCGCAACAAGGGGAAGTCCCGGGACACCATCGAGGCCGAGCTCAAGCAGACCCTGGGCGTCCAGAAGGTCATCTGGCTGGCCGGCGTACGCGGCGAGGACATCACCGACGCGCACGTGGACAGCCTCGTACGCTTCACCGCCCCCGGAGTGGTCCTGCTGGACCGGGCCCACCCCAGCACCCCGCCGGACTCCTGGTCCCGCTCCGCCGACCAGGCGAAGTCCGTCCTGTCGAAGGCGACGGACGCCCGCGGCCGCCGTTTCGAGGTCATCGACCTGCCGCAGCCCGACCTGAACCGGATCACGGGCGAGGGGGACGACTTCGTCTCCACCTACGCCAACTTCTACGTCGCCAACGACTCGGTGTTCATGCCCCAGTTCGGGGACCGCAAGGCGGACGACCGCGCCCGCGGCATCCTGCGGGAGCACTTCCCCAAGCGGGACGTCGTCATGGTGAAGATCGACACCATCGCCTCGGGCGGCGGCGGCATCCACTGCTCGACCCACGACCAGCCCGGCAAGCCCGCCGCCTGA
- a CDS encoding DUF4436 family protein has translation MSNPHRPARPARRVPLLPGLVLIAIVAAVTVGAWLQFGERQALDTAYTAGRADRDRIDVSATIQRVDAAGREMTLRVLVTPRGALAEADGVSPAEDLTVQTSTATRGDLTFKAHQRIATMDVPVALTGGSITDYPFDAYGADVEFGAVLGGEKVPVRVTLSNNDVLFSATVDASTTQGVAVLGIDLARSNSVFIFAIFMMLAMWALAVSVLIGGWYLVTRRKGLTWPALGWMAATLFALAAFRNTAPGSPPIGCLLDYIAFLWAETVIAFCLITVVITGIRAEPPATAPTDTP, from the coding sequence GTGTCGAACCCGCACCGCCCCGCACGACCCGCGCGCCGCGTCCCGCTGCTCCCGGGCCTGGTCCTGATCGCCATCGTCGCGGCGGTCACCGTGGGGGCGTGGCTCCAGTTCGGGGAACGGCAGGCTCTGGACACGGCGTACACGGCGGGGCGCGCCGACCGGGACCGCATCGACGTCAGTGCCACGATCCAGCGCGTCGACGCCGCGGGCCGCGAGATGACCCTGCGGGTCCTGGTCACCCCCCGGGGCGCCCTGGCGGAAGCCGACGGGGTCTCCCCCGCCGAGGACCTCACCGTCCAGACCTCGACGGCCACCCGGGGCGACCTGACCTTCAAGGCGCACCAGCGCATCGCCACGATGGACGTCCCCGTGGCCCTGACGGGCGGCTCGATCACCGACTACCCGTTCGACGCCTACGGGGCGGACGTCGAATTCGGCGCGGTGCTCGGCGGCGAGAAGGTCCCCGTCCGCGTCACGCTCTCCAACAACGACGTCCTCTTCTCGGCGACGGTCGACGCCTCGACGACGCAGGGCGTCGCGGTCCTCGGCATCGACCTGGCCCGGTCCAACAGCGTCTTCATCTTCGCGATCTTCATGATGCTCGCCATGTGGGCGCTCGCCGTCTCGGTCCTGATCGGCGGCTGGTACCTGGTCACCCGCCGCAAGGGCCTGACCTGGCCCGCCCTCGGCTGGATGGCCGCGACCCTCTTCGCGCTGGCCGCCTTCCGCAACACGGCCCCGGGCTCCCCGCCGATCGGCTGCCTGCTCGACTACATCGCCTTCCTCTGGGCGGAGACGGTCATCGCGTTCTGCCTGATCACGGTGGTCATCACGGGCATCCGCGCCGAACCCCCGGCCACGGCACCCACGGACACGCCCTAA
- a CDS encoding GNAT family N-acetyltransferase yields the protein MEQAKAKATAPAAVEPAVLVGERVRLEPLELRHHDGLCAAVRDGSLWELAVTLVPHPDDVRGFIEEAMAARAEGTQLPYATVDAATGQVLGSTRLMMINTAQRRLEIGWTFLAESRQRTGVNTEAKLLMLTHAFEALGMNRVELLTDVRNTKSRAAIAGLGATHEGVLRHHMVMRDGWIRDTAVYSITRPEWPQAKRALEARRAGRPAARSGG from the coding sequence ATGGAGCAGGCGAAGGCGAAGGCTACGGCGCCGGCAGCGGTGGAGCCGGCGGTACTCGTGGGGGAGCGGGTCCGGCTGGAGCCGCTGGAGCTGCGGCACCACGACGGGCTGTGCGCGGCGGTTCGCGACGGCAGCCTGTGGGAGCTCGCCGTGACGCTCGTACCGCACCCGGACGACGTCCGCGGTTTCATCGAAGAGGCGATGGCGGCGCGTGCCGAGGGCACGCAGCTCCCGTACGCGACGGTGGACGCTGCGACGGGGCAGGTCCTCGGCTCCACCCGGCTGATGATGATCAACACCGCGCAGCGGCGGCTGGAGATCGGCTGGACCTTCCTCGCGGAGTCCCGTCAGCGGACCGGTGTGAACACCGAGGCGAAGCTGCTGATGCTGACGCATGCCTTCGAGGCCCTGGGGATGAACCGGGTCGAGCTGCTGACGGACGTACGGAACACGAAGTCACGGGCGGCGATCGCCGGGCTGGGCGCGACGCACGAGGGCGTGCTGCGCCACCACATGGTGATGCGGGACGGCTGGATCCGCGACACGGCGGTGTACAGCATCACCCGGCCGGAATGGCCGCAAGCGAAGCGCGCGCTGGAGGCCCGCCGGGCCGGCCGCCCCGCGGCGCGCTCCGGAGGCTGA